The following proteins are co-located in the Deinococcus metallilatus genome:
- a CDS encoding antitoxin Xre/MbcA/ParS toxin-binding domain-containing protein: MTRLLSHALTPARNPQSGRLDAKRLGDFLGLNVAELARILHRDPSGLRKRPDSDTLQAPMTEIEQLAVRVRQLTGDEGYTRMWFHTPNPGLNGKTPLKALEDGGADDLKVLLDHVEEDLEKGQYA, encoded by the coding sequence GTGACCAGATTGCTTAGCCATGCTCTCACTCCGGCTCGCAACCCCCAGAGTGGTCGGCTCGACGCCAAGCGTCTCGGTGATTTCCTGGGCCTCAACGTCGCCGAACTCGCCCGCATCCTCCACCGCGACCCCAGTGGGCTCCGCAAGCGCCCCGACAGTGACACTCTCCAGGCTCCTATGACCGAGATTGAACAGCTCGCAGTACGTGTTCGCCAACTGACGGGTGATGAGGGCTATACCCGGATGTGGTTCCACACGCCCAATCCAGGACTGAACGGCAAGACGCCCCTCAAGGCGCTCGAAGACGGCGGGGCGGATGACCTCAAGGTTCTGCTTGACCATGTCGAAGAGGACCTGGAGAAAGGGCAATACGCTTGA
- a CDS encoding acyl-CoA carboxylase subunit beta, whose protein sequence is MTQPGVELQELIAAMEQRRAKVEAGGGQERQQKQREGGKLTARERIERLLDPGSFLELSTFVEHGHNRLMQGVEAPGEGVVTGRGTIGGRQVFVFSQDFTVLGGSLGKMNASKVTKVMDLAAKTGCPVIGLNDSAGARIQEGVDSLSGYGEIFYRNAIYSGSVPQISAILGPCAGGAVYSPALTDFILMSRGSSYMFITGPEVIKSVTREDVTFDQLGGADVHTRKSGVAHLEYDGDEAVLDGIRDLLAYLPQNAREQPPVRECTDPVDRPNTRLLDIVTPDQRKPYAMHDVIHELVDDGTFLEIQPGWAKNILVGFARLNGAPVGIVANNPKVMAGTLNIDASDKAARFIRTCDCYNIPILTLVDVTGFLPGVAQEHAGIIRHGAKMLYAYAEATVPKITLITRKSYGGAYLAMNSRDMGADVVYAWPTAAVAVMGAEGAANIVYRRDIQNSENPEATRAEKIKQYKDTFDNPYVAASKGYIDDVIPMEDTRRILIQTFGMLRDKEEQRPFKKHGNMPL, encoded by the coding sequence ATGACGCAACCGGGGGTAGAACTTCAGGAACTGATCGCCGCGATGGAGCAGCGCCGCGCGAAGGTCGAGGCGGGCGGCGGCCAGGAGCGCCAGCAGAAGCAGCGCGAGGGCGGCAAGCTCACCGCCCGCGAACGCATCGAGAGGTTGCTCGACCCCGGCTCCTTTCTGGAACTCTCCACCTTCGTCGAACACGGCCACAACCGGCTGATGCAGGGCGTCGAGGCCCCCGGCGAGGGCGTGGTGACCGGGCGCGGGACGATAGGCGGGCGGCAGGTCTTCGTCTTCAGCCAGGATTTCACGGTGTTGGGCGGCTCTCTGGGCAAGATGAACGCCTCCAAGGTGACGAAGGTGATGGACCTGGCCGCCAAGACCGGCTGCCCGGTGATCGGCCTGAACGATTCGGCGGGGGCGCGGATTCAGGAGGGCGTGGACAGCCTCAGCGGCTACGGCGAGATTTTCTACCGCAACGCGATCTACTCGGGCAGCGTGCCGCAGATCAGCGCCATCCTGGGACCGTGCGCGGGCGGCGCGGTGTATTCCCCCGCCCTCACCGACTTCATCCTGATGAGCCGGGGCAGCAGCTACATGTTCATCACCGGGCCGGAGGTGATCAAGTCCGTCACGCGCGAGGACGTGACTTTCGACCAGCTCGGCGGCGCCGACGTGCATACGCGCAAAAGCGGCGTGGCCCATCTGGAATACGACGGCGACGAGGCCGTGCTGGACGGCATTCGCGACTTGCTCGCCTACCTGCCGCAGAACGCCCGCGAGCAGCCGCCGGTGCGCGAATGCACCGACCCGGTGGACCGCCCGAACACTCGGCTCCTCGACATCGTCACGCCCGACCAGCGCAAGCCCTACGCGATGCATGACGTGATCCATGAACTGGTGGATGACGGCACCTTTCTGGAAATCCAGCCCGGCTGGGCCAAGAACATCCTTGTCGGCTTCGCGCGGCTGAACGGCGCCCCGGTGGGCATCGTGGCGAACAACCCGAAGGTGATGGCGGGCACGCTCAACATCGACGCTTCGGACAAGGCGGCCCGCTTTATCCGCACCTGCGACTGCTACAACATCCCGATTCTGACGCTGGTGGACGTGACGGGCTTCCTGCCGGGGGTGGCGCAGGAACACGCCGGGATCATCCGCCACGGCGCGAAGATGCTCTACGCCTACGCCGAGGCGACCGTCCCCAAGATCACGCTGATCACGCGCAAGAGCTACGGCGGCGCGTACCTCGCCATGAACAGCCGCGACATGGGCGCGGACGTGGTGTACGCCTGGCCGACCGCCGCCGTCGCCGTGATGGGCGCGGAGGGCGCCGCCAACATCGTCTACCGCCGCGACATCCAGAACTCAGAGAACCCCGAAGCCACCCGCGCCGAGAAGATCAAGCAGTACAAGGACACCTTCGACAATCCCTACGTGGCCGCCAGCAAGGGCTACATCGACGACGTGATTCCCATGGAAGATACCCGCCGCATCCTGATCCAGACCTTCGGGATGCTGCGGGACAAGGAGGAGCAGCGGCCCTTCAAGAAGCACGGGAATATGCCGCTGTAA
- a CDS encoding AbrB/MazE/SpoVT family DNA-binding domain-containing protein, with the protein MRTTLTSKGQLTLPVEVRKRLGLEQGTQFEVSVNDAGQVVMTPITEVNDPFAAWVGVLAPLPDGMTSAQFVRDLRTEDE; encoded by the coding sequence ATGCGGACAACGCTCACCAGTAAAGGCCAACTGACGCTGCCGGTTGAGGTTCGGAAAAGACTCGGCCTGGAGCAGGGGACCCAGTTCGAGGTCTCGGTCAACGACGCGGGGCAGGTGGTGATGACGCCGATCACCGAGGTGAATGACCCCTTCGCTGCCTGGGTGGGCGTGCTGGCACCTCTGCCGGACGGGATGACTTCGGCCCAGTTCGTCCGCGACCTGCGAACCGAGGATGAATGA
- a CDS encoding type II toxin-antitoxin system VapC family toxin has protein sequence MITAVDSNVLSALLRGEATQTAIRRILNRARREGPLLICGPVYAELQAGPGMTSELLDHFLTATGIEVDWRLDEAVWRSTGTAFATCAARWRASGGGSPRRVLADFVIGAHARSRGAQLVTLDAQHYAACFPELQVVLPA, from the coding sequence ATGATCACGGCGGTGGATTCCAATGTCCTCAGCGCCCTGCTGCGCGGTGAGGCCACCCAGACAGCCATCCGCCGCATTCTCAACCGCGCCCGCCGGGAGGGGCCGCTCCTGATCTGCGGCCCGGTGTACGCCGAACTTCAGGCGGGGCCGGGCATGACATCAGAATTGCTGGATCACTTTCTGACGGCAACGGGAATTGAGGTGGACTGGCGGCTGGACGAGGCTGTCTGGCGTTCCACTGGGACCGCCTTCGCCACCTGCGCGGCCAGATGGCGGGCGTCCGGTGGAGGCTCTCCCCGGCGGGTACTGGCCGATTTCGTGATCGGTGCACACGCGCGCTCTCGTGGGGCACAACTGGTCACGCTGGACGCGCAACATTACGCGGCGTGTTTTCCAGAGTTGCAGGTCGTGCTTCCTGCCTGA
- a CDS encoding HD domain-containing protein, translated as MRPLTPSARLARKGRGYLGKVRRLTRSLSARLARPDDAWATARLTPAEARVYLGMDARDREHACRVTRHLLREHPHAAPEVVAAALLHDCGKSIRPYRVAERVLVGLVPNRLSRLLPFGPLSVRAYHPELGAELLARAGARPRVARLVARHHHPGGDPDAALLHHYDDLE; from the coding sequence ATGCGTCCCCTGACCCCCTCCGCCCGGCTGGCCCGCAAAGGGCGCGGCTACCTGGGCAAGGTGCGGCGGCTCACCCGCAGCCTGAGCGCCCGCCTGGCCCGTCCGGACGATGCCTGGGCGACCGCGCGGCTCACCCCGGCGGAGGCCCGCGTGTACCTGGGAATGGACGCCCGTGACCGCGAGCACGCCTGCCGCGTGACCCGGCACCTGCTGCGCGAGCATCCCCACGCCGCGCCGGAGGTGGTGGCCGCCGCCCTGCTGCATGACTGCGGCAAGAGCATCCGCCCCTACCGGGTCGCGGAGCGCGTGCTGGTCGGCCTGGTGCCCAACCGGCTCTCGCGGCTGCTGCCGTTCGGGCCGCTCTCGGTGCGGGCGTATCACCCGGAACTGGGCGCGGAACTGCTGGCCCGTGCCGGTGCCCGGCCCCGGGTGGCCCGCCTGGTCGCGCGGCACCACCACCCGGGCGGCGACCCCGACGCGGCCCTGCTGCACCACTACGACGATCTGGAATGA
- the trxB gene encoding thioredoxin-disulfide reductase, which produces MTSASQHPQDYDVVIVGGGPAGLTAAIYTGRASLSTLVLEKGLPGGQIAQTEEVENYPGFPEPIHGMELAQRMVQQAEKFGARIEMEEVEAILHAEDDREHAYPFTVTGYGGTYRAKSVILATGANPKRLDIPGEEHFWGKGVSTCATCDGFFYRGKKVVVIGGGDAAVEEGMFLTKFAEEVTLIHRRDTLRANKVAQARAFANPKMKFIWDTAVEEIQGEEHVTGVRLKNLKTGETTEMPTDGVFIFIGHVPNTDFVRDTVKLRPDGYVEVTDEIYTSVPLLFAAGDVSDYVYRQLATSVGAGTRAAMSAERALAALELESDSDAAAD; this is translated from the coding sequence ATGACCAGCGCCTCTCAGCATCCCCAGGATTACGATGTGGTGATCGTCGGTGGCGGCCCAGCCGGGCTGACCGCGGCCATCTACACGGGCCGCGCCAGCCTCAGCACCCTGGTGCTGGAAAAGGGCCTGCCGGGCGGCCAGATCGCGCAGACGGAGGAGGTCGAGAACTACCCCGGCTTCCCCGAGCCGATTCACGGGATGGAACTCGCGCAGCGCATGGTGCAGCAGGCCGAGAAGTTCGGCGCCCGGATCGAGATGGAGGAGGTGGAGGCCATCTTGCACGCGGAGGACGACCGCGAGCATGCCTACCCCTTCACGGTCACCGGCTACGGCGGCACCTACCGCGCCAAGAGCGTGATTCTGGCGACGGGTGCCAACCCCAAGCGCCTCGACATCCCCGGCGAGGAACACTTCTGGGGCAAGGGCGTCTCGACCTGCGCCACCTGCGACGGCTTCTTCTACCGTGGCAAGAAGGTAGTCGTGATCGGCGGGGGCGACGCGGCCGTCGAGGAAGGGATGTTCCTGACCAAGTTCGCGGAGGAGGTCACGCTGATCCACCGCCGCGACACCCTGCGCGCCAACAAAGTTGCCCAGGCCCGCGCCTTTGCCAACCCCAAGATGAAGTTCATCTGGGACACGGCAGTCGAGGAGATTCAGGGCGAGGAGCACGTCACGGGTGTGCGTCTGAAGAACCTCAAGACCGGCGAGACGACGGAGATGCCCACCGACGGCGTCTTTATCTTCATCGGACACGTGCCGAACACCGATTTCGTGCGGGACACGGTGAAGCTGCGCCCGGACGGCTATGTGGAGGTGACGGACGAGATCTACACCAGCGTGCCGTTGCTGTTCGCGGCGGGTGACGTCAGCGACTACGTGTACCGCCAGCTGGCCACCAGCGTGGGCGCGGGGACCCGGGCCGCCATGAGCGCCGAGCGTGCGCTGGCGGCGCTGGAACTCGAAAGCGACAGCGACGCCGCTGCCGACTGA
- a CDS encoding winged helix-turn-helix domain-containing protein, giving the protein MPIQFQHSAAEFWAIYRASTCAVERRRAQFFALRYEGKSEADTLELTKYSASAARLIIQRYHKLGLAGLRDGRPLNQGAPTLLTAAEQQELAAQLREALDQGRPWDGPKVQAWLKERLGKTVHIARTYELMRAAGFSLQQPRPRHVKSDKAAKEAFRAVRESWPSKLSVHCPLAPVNVTCCPSQCRVNGP; this is encoded by the coding sequence TTGCCGATCCAGTTTCAGCACTCCGCTGCCGAGTTCTGGGCGATCTACCGAGCCAGCACCTGTGCGGTTGAACGCCGTCGTGCTCAGTTTTTTGCCCTCCGCTATGAGGGCAAGTCTGAGGCAGACACCCTGGAGCTGACCAAGTACTCGGCCAGCGCGGCGCGGCTGATCATCCAGCGTTACCACAAGCTGGGCCTGGCGGGGTTGCGTGACGGACGCCCCCTGAATCAAGGTGCCCCGACGTTGCTGACTGCGGCTGAGCAACAGGAGTTGGCAGCCCAGTTGCGCGAGGCGTTGGACCAGGGTCGTCCCTGGGACGGCCCGAAGGTACAGGCGTGGCTGAAGGAGCGCTTAGGGAAAACGGTGCACATCGCCCGGACCTACGAGCTCATGCGAGCCGCAGGCTTCTCGCTACAACAACCGCGTCCCCGACACGTCAAGAGCGACAAGGCGGCCAAGGAGGCGTTCAGAGCCGTCAGGGAGTCCTGGCCGTCAAAGCTTTCCGTCCATTGTCCGCTCGCGCCGGTCAATGTCACCTGCTGTCCGTCACAGTGCAGGGTGAATGGGCCCTGA
- a CDS encoding putative bifunctional diguanylate cyclase/phosphodiesterase has protein sequence MSPPPPPRLPVALLVLLGAAGGLFVFTAWLRLAGFPLPAGLGELQTLPVSATSAACAWWAARHAPGKARRSWQRYALALSTWALGDAVIALYGFFLPEAEPPVLSWADGFYILFAPLMAWAMFGLLRPPRGPQLVRLLLDIGTVVITVFVGLWHFVYAGTVAASSARLGEVLVNLAYPLQDALLISLVLLIAFQARVPLARAAITCFYLAFLANLVGDVGYAALLPAPGSPAAQATDLTFALCLSGLGLAALLGVARPGVSGAAFPQQTTTLSPYVAIVLCFSLLLGQSGTFTLRTYGDLFGTALVTLAVVLRQNLAFHENRRLTAELARRASQDPLTGLANRALLETRLAEAIGRARAAGEHVALLFLDLDRFKAVNDSLGHDVGDQLLVAVAQRLRQALRPVDTLARQGGDEFLVVLPCLARAGDAGQHARKLLEVLDTPFQVAGRPLVVTASVGMAVFPRDGADSVTLQKHADVAMYRVKAGGRSGYQTFSPEMLAAARELDLEQALRAALARGEFELHYQPQIRAGRGAVGVEALLRWRRGGELHPPGPFIALAEDTGLIVPIGAWVLREACAQFAAWRADGLELERVAVNVSARQLGEPDFPEVVLGALRTAGLPPHCLELELTESAVVRDVPGATRQLAQLRALGVRVALDDFGTGQSSLSLLRRMPVDVLKIDRSFVASLEAEGESVAVIRVVIALAQTLGLDLIAEGVENARQWEALRDLGCPTAQGYFFAAPLPAAEVRAWLGRSQGARLARETGLDR, from the coding sequence ATGTCGCCGCCTCCGCCGCCACGCCTCCCGGTTGCCCTGCTGGTGCTGCTGGGGGCAGCGGGTGGACTCTTCGTGTTCACGGCATGGCTGCGCCTGGCGGGTTTTCCGCTGCCTGCCGGGTTGGGGGAGCTGCAAACGCTGCCCGTCAGTGCCACCAGTGCGGCCTGTGCGTGGTGGGCCGCCCGTCACGCGCCGGGGAAGGCCAGAAGGTCCTGGCAGCGGTATGCGCTGGCCCTGAGCACCTGGGCACTCGGCGACGCGGTGATTGCGCTGTACGGGTTCTTCCTGCCGGAGGCCGAGCCGCCCGTGCTCTCCTGGGCGGACGGCTTCTACATCCTGTTCGCGCCGCTGATGGCGTGGGCGATGTTCGGCCTGCTCCGGCCCCCCCGGGGACCGCAGCTCGTCCGGTTGCTGCTGGATATCGGCACGGTGGTGATCACGGTCTTCGTGGGGCTGTGGCATTTCGTGTACGCCGGGACGGTCGCGGCATCCAGTGCGCGGCTGGGCGAGGTGCTGGTCAATCTCGCCTACCCGCTGCAAGACGCCCTGCTGATCAGCCTGGTGCTGCTGATCGCCTTTCAGGCGCGGGTGCCGCTGGCCCGCGCGGCCATCACCTGCTTCTATCTGGCCTTTCTCGCCAATCTGGTGGGCGATGTGGGCTACGCGGCGCTGCTGCCCGCGCCGGGGTCCCCGGCGGCCCAGGCCACCGACCTCACGTTCGCGCTGTGCCTGAGCGGGCTGGGCCTCGCCGCGCTGCTGGGGGTCGCGCGGCCGGGCGTGAGCGGCGCGGCGTTCCCGCAGCAGACCACGACGCTGAGTCCCTACGTCGCCATCGTCCTGTGTTTCTCGCTGCTGCTGGGGCAGAGCGGCACCTTCACGCTCCGCACCTACGGGGACCTCTTCGGCACGGCGCTGGTGACGCTGGCGGTGGTGCTGCGGCAGAACCTGGCCTTTCACGAGAACCGCCGCCTGACCGCCGAACTCGCGCGCCGCGCTTCCCAGGACCCGCTGACCGGCCTCGCCAACCGCGCCCTGCTCGAAACCCGGCTGGCCGAGGCCATCGGGCGGGCGCGGGCAGCGGGCGAGCACGTCGCGCTGCTGTTTCTCGACCTCGACCGCTTCAAGGCGGTGAACGATTCCCTGGGGCACGACGTGGGGGACCAGTTGCTGGTGGCGGTCGCACAGCGGCTCCGGCAGGCGCTGCGGCCGGTAGACACCCTGGCGCGGCAGGGCGGCGACGAGTTTCTGGTGGTGCTGCCCTGCCTCGCCCGGGCCGGGGACGCGGGCCAGCACGCCCGGAAGTTGCTGGAGGTGCTGGACACGCCTTTTCAGGTCGCGGGCCGCCCGCTGGTCGTGACCGCCAGCGTGGGCATGGCGGTCTTTCCCCGCGACGGCGCGGACAGCGTCACCCTGCAAAAGCATGCCGACGTGGCGATGTACCGCGTCAAGGCAGGTGGGCGGAGCGGCTACCAGACCTTCAGCCCCGAGATGCTGGCGGCGGCACGCGAACTGGACCTCGAACAGGCGCTGCGCGCGGCCCTGGCCCGTGGGGAATTCGAGCTGCACTACCAGCCGCAGATCCGGGCCGGGCGGGGGGCAGTCGGCGTCGAGGCGCTGCTGCGCTGGCGGCGGGGCGGGGAACTGCATCCCCCGGGGCCCTTTATCGCGCTGGCCGAGGACACCGGCCTGATCGTGCCCATCGGGGCCTGGGTGCTGCGCGAGGCATGCGCGCAGTTCGCGGCCTGGCGGGCGGATGGGCTGGAGCTGGAGCGGGTGGCGGTCAACGTGTCCGCGCGCCAGCTGGGCGAGCCGGACTTTCCCGAGGTGGTGCTGGGGGCGCTGAGGACGGCGGGCCTTCCCCCGCACTGCCTCGAACTGGAGCTGACCGAGAGCGCGGTGGTGCGCGACGTGCCGGGCGCCACACGACAACTGGCGCAGCTCCGCGCCCTGGGTGTGCGGGTGGCGCTGGACGACTTCGGCACCGGGCAGTCGTCCCTGAGCCTGCTGCGGCGGATGCCCGTGGATGTCCTGAAGATCGACCGCTCGTTCGTGGCCAGCCTGGAGGCGGAAGGGGAGAGCGTGGCCGTGATCCGGGTGGTGATCGCCCTCGCGCAGACCCTGGGCCTCGACCTGATCGCGGAGGGCGTCGAGAACGCGCGGCAGTGGGAAGCCCTGCGCGACCTGGGCTGCCCGACCGCCCAAGGCTACTTCTTCGCCGCCCCGCTCCCCGCCGCCGAGGTCCGCGCCTGGCTGGGCCGCTCCCAGGGCGCGCGGCTGGCGCGGGAAACGGGACTGGACCGCTGA
- a CDS encoding ABC transporter permease: MTHVSDSRPSPVAAKIALTASAIAAAGLLLFPLATLGRDFNAGGVLLHLTGSVLNLSTQRELPLPPTGAVLALGWVTLALLVASVIGALRRARWFWLTGLLALLTAALAVLLLASGLSAETARVVTDTTLRPGFKRQLRNFYAGGGMNLGLFLPILAGLITAGAGLSARPVWWERLNRLRGLLVPVVAISLAVLVGAVVVLIVQPAVNGSGAPLSLWGGWLAKSDLVYFVYSTLFAPITALNPFLDSLKLATPLIFTGLSVAFAFRTGLFNVGAAGQLTMGAIAAMLVGVYGPPALGWLLLPLSLIAAGLGGALWGAIPGVLKARFGSSEVINTIMLNYVASSVFLFMIGNDTFPFLGREYHLPFKAPGNAPQSEELQQAARLPTLLDLFNVGQGGATALTIAPLVALAAFFILRFALRRVRRGSLIALAAAVVLGALTWRIGVPVPGVSSQLNASFLVALVCVWVFGVLMWRTATGYALRAVGLSPRAAQYGGISVARNTVLAMTLAGMFAGLAGTHYVNGGALDAYRLQGNIPVNVGFDGIAVALMGQSTPVGVVAASVLFGTIDTGGLEADQQLDKVNKDIVTILKALIVLFIAAGGFLSRRVTDPPPPQLVAAADRTGTAETGHLSPAGAAEERATPVPNVGRSSEVNAQVEIHREREESK; the protein is encoded by the coding sequence GTGACGCATGTTTCTGACTCTCGCCCCTCGCCGGTGGCGGCCAAGATCGCCCTGACCGCGAGCGCCATCGCGGCGGCGGGGCTGCTGCTGTTCCCGCTGGCGACGCTGGGCCGCGACTTCAACGCGGGTGGGGTGCTGCTGCATCTGACCGGCTCGGTGCTCAATCTCAGCACGCAGCGGGAGTTGCCCCTGCCCCCCACCGGCGCGGTGCTGGCCCTGGGCTGGGTGACGCTCGCCCTGCTGGTCGCCAGCGTGATCGGGGCGCTGCGCCGCGCCCGCTGGTTCTGGCTGACGGGCCTGCTGGCCCTGCTCACGGCGGCCCTCGCGGTGCTGCTGCTCGCCTCGGGCCTGAGCGCCGAGACGGCCCGCGTGGTGACCGACACGACGCTGCGCCCCGGCTTCAAGCGGCAACTGCGGAACTTCTATGCCGGGGGCGGCATGAACCTGGGCCTCTTCCTGCCGATCCTGGCGGGGCTGATCACGGCGGGCGCGGGGCTGAGTGCGCGCCCGGTGTGGTGGGAACGCCTCAACCGCCTGCGCGGCCTGCTGGTGCCCGTCGTCGCCATCTCGCTGGCGGTGCTGGTGGGGGCGGTGGTGGTGCTGATCGTGCAGCCCGCCGTGAACGGCAGCGGGGCGCCCCTCTCGCTGTGGGGCGGCTGGCTGGCCAAGAGCGACCTGGTGTACTTCGTGTACTCCACGCTGTTCGCGCCCATCACCGCGCTGAATCCCTTTCTGGACAGCCTGAAGCTCGCCACGCCGCTGATCTTCACCGGCCTCTCGGTGGCGTTTGCCTTCCGCACCGGCCTCTTCAACGTGGGGGCGGCGGGCCAACTGACCATGGGGGCCATCGCGGCGATGCTGGTCGGCGTGTACGGCCCGCCCGCTCTCGGCTGGCTGCTGCTGCCGCTCTCGCTGATCGCGGCGGGGCTGGGCGGCGCGCTGTGGGGCGCGATCCCGGGGGTGCTGAAGGCCCGCTTCGGCTCCAGCGAGGTCATCAACACCATCATGCTGAACTACGTCGCGTCGTCGGTCTTTCTGTTCATGATCGGCAACGACACCTTCCCGTTCCTGGGACGCGAATACCACCTGCCCTTCAAGGCGCCGGGCAACGCCCCCCAGAGCGAGGAACTGCAACAGGCCGCCCGGCTGCCCACGCTGCTGGACCTCTTCAACGTGGGGCAGGGCGGGGCCACGGCCCTGACGATTGCGCCGCTGGTGGCGCTGGCCGCCTTTTTCATCCTCCGGTTCGCGCTGCGGCGGGTGCGCCGCGGCAGTCTCATCGCCTTGGCCGCCGCCGTGGTGCTGGGGGCGCTCACGTGGCGGATCGGTGTTCCCGTCCCCGGGGTCAGCAGCCAGCTCAATGCGAGCTTCCTGGTCGCGCTGGTGTGTGTGTGGGTCTTCGGCGTGCTGATGTGGCGCACGGCGACGGGATACGCGCTGCGGGCGGTGGGCCTCTCGCCCCGGGCTGCCCAGTACGGCGGGATCAGCGTCGCGCGGAACACCGTCCTGGCGATGACGCTGGCGGGGATGTTCGCGGGCCTGGCCGGAACCCATTACGTGAACGGCGGGGCGCTGGACGCCTACCGCCTGCAAGGCAACATCCCGGTGAACGTCGGCTTCGACGGCATCGCGGTGGCGCTGATGGGCCAGAGCACCCCGGTGGGCGTGGTGGCCGCCAGCGTGCTGTTCGGCACCATCGACACCGGCGGCCTGGAAGCCGACCAGCAGCTCGACAAGGTCAACAAGGACATCGTGACGATTCTCAAGGCCCTGATCGTGCTGTTCATCGCCGCGGGCGGGTTCCTCAGCCGCCGCGTGACCGACCCGCCGCCCCCGCAACTGGTGGCCGCCGCCGACCGGACCGGCACCGCCGAAACCGGCCACCTCAGCCCCGCCGGAGCCGCCGAGGAACGCGCCACGCCCGTGCCGAACGTCGGCCGCAGCAGCGAAGTGAATGCCCAGGTGGAGATCCACCGGGAACGCGAGGAGAGCAAGTAA
- a CDS encoding ABC transporter permease, whose protein sequence is MEGLFAQLLTTAFLATFIRSVVPLLLTALGGLFSERSGVVNIALDGLIIFGALAGAIVTYTLDPTLGALAPWVGWLAGALVGGLIAWIHAVVSIKYRADQVISGTAINLLATGVPSVILQALYGTSTESPKVAHPLPLWGVGELRFSPPVYFAFLAVAVTWYVLYRTPYGLRLRATGEHPGAAASMGVNVRRMRYSGVILSGLLAGTAGVFLSVGNLDAFVRNISAGLGFIALAALIFGQWKPLGVLGATVLFGFLQAISITLGGTDLLPPTLVAALPYLITIIALIFTGRSAAPRALGKPFEG, encoded by the coding sequence ATGGAAGGTCTATTCGCCCAACTCCTGACGACCGCCTTCCTGGCAACCTTTATCCGCAGCGTGGTGCCGCTGCTGCTGACCGCGCTGGGGGGCTTATTTAGCGAGCGCAGCGGCGTGGTAAATATCGCTCTGGACGGCCTGATCATCTTCGGGGCGCTGGCGGGCGCCATCGTGACCTACACCCTCGACCCCACGCTGGGCGCGCTGGCCCCCTGGGTCGGCTGGCTGGCGGGGGCGCTGGTGGGCGGCCTGATCGCCTGGATTCACGCGGTGGTCAGCATCAAGTACCGCGCCGATCAGGTGATCAGCGGCACGGCCATCAACCTGCTCGCCACCGGGGTCCCGTCGGTGATCCTGCAAGCTCTGTACGGCACCAGCACCGAAAGCCCCAAGGTCGCGCACCCGCTGCCGCTGTGGGGCGTGGGCGAGCTGCGCTTCAGCCCACCCGTGTACTTCGCGTTTCTGGCGGTCGCCGTCACCTGGTATGTGCTGTACCGCACGCCCTACGGCCTGCGCCTGCGCGCGACCGGCGAGCATCCCGGCGCGGCGGCCAGCATGGGCGTGAACGTGCGCCGGATGCGCTACAGCGGCGTGATCCTGTCCGGTCTGCTGGCGGGCACGGCGGGCGTGTTCCTCTCGGTCGGGAACCTGGACGCCTTTGTCCGCAACATCAGCGCGGGCCTGGGCTTCATCGCGCTGGCCGCGCTGATCTTCGGGCAGTGGAAGCCGCTGGGTGTGCTGGGCGCCACGGTGCTGTTCGGATTCCTGCAGGCCATCAGCATCACGCTGGGCGGCACCGACCTGCTGCCCCCCACGCTGGTCGCGGCGCTGCCGTACCTGATCACCATCATCGCCCTGATCTTCACCGGCCGCAGCGCCGCGCCCCGGGCACTGGGCAAGCCTTTTGAGGGCTGA